AAATCCGGCCTGTGAAATGGCTGCTCGAAAAAGGGACCGTCGTGATCTGCGCGGGCGGCGGCGGCATTCCGACATGCTACGGGGACAACCGCCAGTTGCGCGGCGTGGAAGCGGTGATCGACAAAGATCTGTGCTCCGCGCTGCTGGCCGAAGAGCTGGGCGCCGATCTGCTCGTGATTGCGACCGACGTCGATGCGGCCTACGTCGACTGGGGCAAGCCGACGCAGAAGGCCATTTCGCGCGCGCATCCCGATGAACTCGAGAAACTCGGTTTCGCGTCCGGATCGATGGGGCCGAAGGTCCAGGCGGCCATCGAATTTGTTCGTAACTCCGGGAACGATGCGGTGATCGGCGCATTGCCCGATATCGTGGCGATCGTCGATGGCGCCGCCGGCACACGGGTCACGGCGCGCAACGCCGGGATGCAATTTCATTCGCCTGCCTAGCGCGGTGTCGGGCGCGGCGCACGCCCCGGCTGCGCGGATGCGGGCGAAGGCCCGACCGGTGGCGACGCGTCGCGAGCCGGCGTCTGGCTTTCGTCGATCGCGTGCATGATCGTCAGAAGCAGAATGAAGTCGCGATCGGGATCGGGCATCGACAGGATCGCATGCAAGGTCACGCGCGTCGCCCAGCATGCATCGCTCGGCGTCGCCTGGGCGGGATTGGACGTATAGCTTTCGAAGCGCGACATGCCGTATGCGTCTCCGCCCAGCTGCGCAAAGAGTGCGCGCGCGAGATGATATTGCGCCGATGCGTACTGTGCGCGCGTCGGTAATATGACGGGGCTATTCAGCGCATCGCTCACCAGCACCTTCGACAGCAGTTCGAAGTATTGCGCGACATCGGGTTCGGACATCTCGCGCAGCGAGATCCGCGCCATGACGTCGCTCAGACTGGTCAGCCCGAAGCAATTGACGGGCACCAGTTCGTCGAGAAACTTCGTCATCAAGGCAACGTAGCTGAGCCTGTCGGCAGCGGGAAGCCGCACGAGCCCGTTCGTCATGATGATTTCGCGCAGCTGCGGATCGAGAAAGATCCGGCCGACGCCCTGCGCGCCGCCCGGGATGGCCGACGTAATGAGCGGGTCTTGCCGGATCCGGTCGATCCATACGCGAACGATCTGTGCCTTGTTCGAGCCGGGGTCTATGCCTTGTGCGCGGAACAACTGATCGAAAAAGCGCTGCTCCGGTTGCGACGACAGCGTCGGAAGCGCCGCATCCTGCGGCAGCAGCACAGTGTCCCAGTTGTAGCGCAGCGCCGCGTTAACCGACGCGGGCGCAACGAGCGCGATGATTAGCAGGATGAGGCAGAGGGCGAGCCTGATCATGTGTTGCCTCCCCGAAGCGAGCGAGGCGGTGTAGGGCGTGTACGCGCGTGTGGGGGTGTAGGGGCTGTCAATGCGCGCCGTTCGCATCAGGGTGCGACTTTCTTCCAGCCAGGCCCGGGATCGAACGACTTCATCGCCTCGGCAATGGCCGCGCCGTCCGGGCCCAGGTCGCGCTCGTAGACCTGTCCCGAGTGGCTCACCATAAAGGTCTTGATGCCGGTGTCGTCGTATCGCACGGGCCACGCGACGACCGCAAAGCCGCCGAACAGCCGTCCATGCGTGAGGTAGTCGTAAGCGCCACCCGGCGCGTGCGGGCCTTGTGACGTCAAAAGCTTGTAGTGGTAGCCGTAGTACGCGCCTTTTTCGGCGCTGCGCGAGCTTGCCTTGATAAACGCCGGGCCGAGCGGGCTCGGCGGCTCGCCTTGCTGCGTCGGCCAGTACAGGCCGTCCTGCTTGCCCGGCGAACTCGACAGCTTCGACGCATACGCAAGCAAACCGTCGCCGTCGTGATCGGTCGTCGCGTATTCGCGCTGCGCATCGTAGACGGCGAGCAGTGCCTGAATGACCGCCAGTTCGTTGCGGCCGATACGTCGTTCACGCATTTCCTCGACGCCCGCGCGCGTATCGAAGTGCCAGCCTTGCGCGGAATTCACGAGCGGAACAGGGAAGGTCCAACCATCCTTGCCGACCGCAATCTGCGCACGCGTCGCATCGATCGGCTGAACGGTATGCGCGATGTGCCATTCGTCGATAAAGCGGGCGCGCACCTCGGCGCCGACCGGCGGAATCAGCTGGCGAAAGTCGCGGCCGAAGATCGATTGCAGCGCCGATTCGTTGTTGTCGATGACCGCATCGCCGAATGTGTCCATCGCCGCCTCCGGAGTACTGAAGGCTTTTTCCGCGTGAGCGGCGGATATCGTCATTGCGCTGAGCGCGCATGCGGCAGCGAACACACGAAGCGCGCCCGCAAGTCTCGCCCACAGCATGCCGAACCGTATCCGTAGCTTCATGCTGTCGTCTCCTAGCGCCTGCCACCGCCGCGGCCGCCGCCGCCGCGCATTCCGCCGCCGCCGCTCGGCCGGTTGAAACTCGAGCCTTGCATGCTCGACCGTCCGCGATCGGCGCTGCGCTGCGCGGAGCCGCCGCCTACGCCTTGAAAGGCGCTGTCGCGCCCGCTGCCGCCACCGCCACTGAACCCGCCTGCGCTGCCGGCGTGGCTGCCGCTACCGCCGACGCGATCGCTCGCCCGGTTGACGTTTCCTGTGCCCGCGCCGCCGCGGTTCGATGCGCCACTGCGATCGCCGATGCTTGAGTTGTCTGCGACCGACGCGCGGCTATTGCGTCCGCCTGACCGGTCCACGGTCGATGCGCGATTACCAGCGCCGGCACCGGCACCGCCGCGGTCAGCCGTTGCTGCGCGATTGCCGGCACCCGCCCGGTCGCCAGTTGCTGCGCGATTGCCCGCGCCCGCCCGGTCGCCAGCCGCCGCACGGTTCCCGGCGTTCGCCCGATCGGCGGCGCTTGCGCGCTGATTGGCTCCCTCGCTGCGCCCGCGGAAATCGTTGCGCGCTTCGGCGCCGGGCACATTGCCCGCGTACTTGTTGCGCGTCGTCGTGTCGCGATACGCGACGCCCTGCCGATGGCTCGCGTCGTGCTGCCAGCGGTTGCCGTTGCCTTGTACTTTTGTGCGATCGAAGTTGCGGTCGATATTCGCGGCCTTGTTAACGTTGATATTGACGTCGCCGCCGCCCCAGTTGCAGTTGCTGAAGATTGCGCCGGCGGCCGCAAGGCCGATGCCCCACGCGAATCCGGTGGCTAGCGCGGCGCCCGGGTAGTAGGCGGGCGGCGGCGGCCAGTAGTAGGGCGGATAAGTCGGATAACTCCACGCGCCGTAGACGACCGTCGGGTTATACGCGGGCACATAGATCACCTGCGGATTGGCAGGCTCGATACGCACGATGCTCTGTCCGCCGCTCGTGGCGGGAGGGTCGACGACCACATTCTGCTGTTCGGTCGACTTGAGGTTGCCCGCTTCCTTTGCACGCGCGCGCAAGCGCTGAATGGCAGCGAATACGTCCTTTTCCTGGGCGAGAAATGCGTCGCCGAGTTTCTGCGTCCAGTCGAGCTTCTCGTTCATCGGCTCGAGGATTTGCGGAAACGCAACGAGCGATTTCACGCTGACGTCCCACGGTTGATTCTCGACAGCCTTGATCGCGGCGTCGCCCTTCAGTTTAGGGTTCGCCTTGACCCAGCGCGCGGCATGCACGATCTCGAGCGGGTAAGTCGAGGCCATCAGAACCTGAGATAGTACGGAGTCCGGGTAAAGCGCGATCGGTGCGACCAGCGCTTCGATTTCTTCGGGTTTGAATGGGGCAGGCTGAGCGGGTTGTGCGTTTTGCGTCGCCTGAGCCGTCTGTTCGGGTTGAGCGAGCTGCGCCGGCAGCGGCTCTGCGGGCGAGGGCGTTTGCGCACACACGATACCCGCGGCCGACGTCAGCATGACGAACAGCCACATGTGCACGGCTTTGATCCGTCGTTCGGTATGCGAGGACATTGCCGCTCCTTGGTGGGGCGCCAACTCAATATGATGTTAGGTCATTCACGGCTGTTTTGTGATGCGTTGAAACGCGCAATACCGCCCTACAATGAAACGAGGTCCACCTGAGGGAAAGGGCCATCGTCAGAAAGGAGACCGCGATGGGTGAGCTCTGGTTATCCAATATCCAGAAGGAAACGTCCGACGACGAAATCAGGCAGTTTTTGTGCGGATACGGGTTTCCTTCGTTCGACTGGATTCAACGCATCGACGGCACCGGCACAAGTCCCGCTGCGTTGCTCGGCTTTAACGAGGTGCATGGATATGCGCTGCGTGGCCTGCAATCGCGCGTGCACAACCTGTTCTGGAAAAACCGCACGGTCACGGTTCAGGTTCTGCCGGAGCGCTACGAGTACTGATCTCCACGTGGTCATCCGCCGCGACGCACGCACACACTTTCATCCTGGCGTGCAGGCGCCGAACATCACATAGGTGTGGTCGCGGTTCGCGAGGGTCGAGGTCATTTCGCCGGTCGCCGAATCGAGCACGAGCGTCCACGCAAAGCCGAGTTCCGTGCCCTGCATCAGGATCTGGCCTGGTGTTTTCGCCATCGACTCGATCGGCGTCGTGCGCGAGGTTCCCCGAATCGTCTTTTTGACGAAGTCGATGCGCATGAATTGCGGCAAGCCGATATCGGCCGGCAAAGCGCGTTCGCAGACCTCGCCGGGATCGCACGAATGAGCGTCGACCGTCGCGCAGATAAGCGCGGTTTTTCCGTCGAAATCCGCGGCGGCGCCCGCTATCGGCGTCAACGCACAGGCGATGGTGCATGAGATTGCGGTGAGTGTTCTGTTCACGGCGGTAGCTCCCATAGCATGGCAGCACTAATTGATCGTGTAGCCTCGTCCGCTCATGCACGCGGAAATGGCGCGATTGTATGTAGCCATTTGCTGCGAGGTGTCCTGTGCGACGTACTCTTGCTGCTGTTGTGCGGCGGCCGCGTTGCGGCGCTGGCGAATGCCGCCGCCCACCGTGCCGGTGATGGCGCCGATCGCCGCGCCTTTGCCCGCGTCGCCCGCAATCGCGCCGATGGCCGCGCCCATCGCGGCCCCGCCCGCCGCGCCGCGCACGCGTTCGCCTTGCGGCCCCGGTGGCGGTGGCTGGCTAGCCGCGCGCTGAGCAAGCGCGGATGGATTCACGCCGGTATTTTGCTGGGCCCACGCTTCGCACTGGCCCATATCGCTGGCCTGCTTCTGCGGGCTTTGGCCCCTCGCGGGATAGATGATCGGTTGCTGTGCCGACGTGTGACCGCCTAGCATTATGACGGCCAGCGCCGACGCAATTCGCAACATTCGGGTCATGGATCGATCGCCCTTGATACAGTGGTGCCATGGCCGCATGGATGCTTTGCCGAAGCAGATGACGGCCGTTTGCCATGGTCGAGTATCGGACGCGGATGCGGTAAACGATATTGGACCTTGATCCAATAGCAGATGAGTGCCTCGGTGGTCTAAGCTGGATCGGCCGCTGGAAAAACCGCTTAAGGCTTAGGAAGCGTTAGAGGTATCCATGAAGAAATCCGAGAGGCGTGTAGCTATCGCGCTGGTAGGTGTTGCGATCTGGCTCGGCGGACTTTATGCGGCGATTCACGGGCTGGTCTACGACAAGACAATGGAATTCCGCTACGGGGCACTTGCTATTTTTGTCGGGGTGGCGATAGCGGTGATCGCGATGAATCTGATATCGCTTCGAAGATCGAACGAAAAGAAAGAAAAGGGCGCGCTCTAACAAAATCGTCATGGCGACACCGCACATGTGCGATAGCGTCATAGGTGTACAAAGAACCCCGTTGAACGCACTGTCTCGCGCATTCAATGCGTATCGCATGCCGACGCGGGCGCTGTTTCCTTTTGCGGTTTCATCTGATCTTGTGCCGTGCTGCGATTCGCTGCGCGAGCGTTCGCGAGGCCGCTTTTGCGCGGCCCGCCGCGTGTTCTGCAAGTGCGCACATCCAGCGGAATCGCGGCTTGAATTCCATGGACAGTAACGTATGCTGCGTTGAGACAGAGCGCCTGTGCGGCACACCGAGCGCGATCCACGCTCCTCGGGACGAGGCTGCAAGGACAGGAGGCGTCGGTATGAGCAAGCAACCTTTGGCGGGCGCGGAGCACAATGCGCTCAGCGGCGAAGAACTCCGGCTGATCGACGCCTGGTGGCGCGCATGCAACTACCTGTCGGTCGGCATGATCTACCTGCTCGACAACCCGCTCCTGCGGGAGCCGCTCAAGGCTGAGCACATCAAATACCGCCTGCTCGGGCACTGGGGCGCAAGCCCCGCGCTTTCGTTCGTCTGGGCGCATCTGAACCGCGTGATCAAACGCGACGACCTCGATGTGATTTTCATGGCCGGCCCCGGACATGGCGCGCCGGGCGTGCTCGGTCCAGCGTATCTGGAAGGCACATACTCGGAGGTGTATCCGGACAAGAGCGAGGACGCCGAGGGTCTGCAGAAATTCTTCAAGCAGTTCTCATTTCCGGGGCATATCGGCTCGCATGTCACGCCTGAAACGCCGGGCTCGATACACGAAGGCGGTGAGCTCGGCTACAGCCTGTCGCATGCCTATGGCGCCGCGCTCGACAACCCCGATCTGATCGTCGCGTGCGTGGTGGGCGATGGCGAATCGGAAACCGGCCCGCTTGCAACAGCGTGGCATTCGAACAAGTTCATCAACCCCGCGCGCGACGGCACCGTCCTGCCGATCCTGAATCTGAACGGTTACAAGATCGCCAATCCGACCATCCTTTCGCGCATCAGCCACGAAGAGCTCGAAGCGCTCTTCGTCGGCTACGGCTATCGGCCGCATTTCGTCGAAGGTTCGGACCACGCGGAAATGCACGAGAAGATGGCGCGCACGCTCGATGAGGTCATAGCGGAAATTCGCGCGATCCACGAAAAGGCGCGCTCGGGCGGCAATATCGAGCGGCCCCGTTGGCCGATGATCGTCTTGCGCACGCCGAAAGGCTGGAGCGGGCCGAAGGAGATCAATGGGCACAAAGTGGAAGGCTCGTGGCGTTCGCATCAGGTGCCGTTTGCCGATGTGCGCGGCAATCCCGCGAATCTCGACGTGCTCGAGCACTGGATGCGCGGCTACAAGCCCGAGGAGCTGTTCGATGCGAACGGACGGCTTGTCGGCGAACTGAAAGCGCTCGCGCCCGTCGGCTCGCGGCGCATGAGCGCGAATCCGCATGCGAACGGCGGCACGTTGCGCCGTGAGCCGAAACTGCCGGACATTCGCGCTTACGCCGTCAACGTCGTCGACGCGGACGCCGGTAAAGTGCTGCACGAAAACACACGGCCGCTTGGTGACTATCTGCGCGACACGATGCGCGAGAACATGCATACGTTTCGCGTGTTCGGCCCCGATGAAACGGCATCGAACCGGCTGCAGGCCATTTACGAAGTGAGCAAAAAGGCGTGGATGGCCGACATGCTGCCCGAAGACGACGACGGCGGCGAACTCTCACGCGACGGCCGCGTAATGGAAATGCTGTCCGAGCACACGCTGATGGGCTGGCTCGAAGGCTACCTGCTGTCGGGACGCCACGGATTCTTCCATACGTATGAGGCGTTCGCGCACGTCATCGATTCGATGTTCAACCAGCACGCGAAATGGCTCGATATCTGCAAGAACCATGTGCCGTGGCGTGCCTCGGTGTCGTCGCAGAACATCCTGCTTTCGTCGACCGTATGGCGGCAGGATCATAACGGCTTCTCGCATCAGGACCCAGGTTTTATCGATCTCGTCACGAACAAGAGTCCGTCGGTCACGCGCGTTTACTTGCCGCCTGACGCGAATACGCTGCTCGTGGTGGCCGATCAGTGCCTGCGCTCGACCGACTGCATTAACGTGATCGTCGCCGACAAGCAGAAACATCTGCAATTCACGACGATCGACGAGGCCATCGTGCACTGTGCGAAAGGCATCGGTGTGTGGACGCGCGCGAGTACCGACGAAAATGAAGACCCCGATGTCGTGCTCGCTTCGTGCGGCGACGTGGCGACGCAGGAGGCGCTCGCCGCGGCCGCGATTCTTCGCGAACGGCTGCCCGAACTGAAGCTCCGCTTTGTGAACGTGGTCGACCTCTTCAGGATGCAGCCCGCGAGCGAGCATCCGCATGGCTCGACCGAGCGCGAATTCGACAGCCTGTTTACGGTGGACAAACCGGTCATCTTCAATTTTCACGGTTACCCGTGGTTGATCCATAAACTGGCCTATCGCTTCCGCAATCATGAGCATCTGCATGTGCGGGGCTACAAGGAAAAGGGCAATATCAACACGCCGCTCGAACTGGCCATTCTGAATCAGGTGGACCGCTTCAACCTCGTGATCGACGTGCTCGACCGCGTGCCGCGTCTGCAAGGGCGAACCGCGCATCTGCGGGAAGACATGCGGAACGCGATTATCAGCAATCTGGAATACGCGCATACGCACGGCACCGATCGCGCCGAAATCGCCGACTGGGTCTGGCCGTACTGAGCCCGATGAGCCTTGCACTCGGGCAGCGCGCAGTAGGCAGCAGGCATGCGTAACGACGATAAGGACGGTTCATGGAAGACGCTCCCATCACGACCTCGACGCCAATAGCGGAACCGGCGCGCAGCGGTCTTGGCGTCGATGCGCTGCGCCGCGATATCGTCGACAACCTGATCTGTCTGCAGGCCCGGTATCCGGAGATCGCAACGCCGCACGACTGGTATATGGCGCTCGCCTATACCGTGCGCGACCGGATGATGACGCGCGGTGTTGCCACAGGGCATGCCTATGTGTCGCACAGCGCGAAAATTGCCTGCTATCTGTCGGCGGAATTCCTGATTGGTCCGCAGCTCGGCAACAACCTGATCGCGCTCGGGATCGAGAACAATGTGCGCAGCGCGTTGCGCTCGCTAGGCGTCGAACTCGACGCACTCATTGCGATCGAGGAAGAACCCGGACTTGGCAACGGCGGGTTAGGCCGCCTGGCCGCCTGTTATATGGATTCGCTGTCGACGCTGGAAATTCCAGCGATCGGATACGGCATCCGTTACGAGTTCGGTATCTTCGATCAGGAGATTCGCGACGGCTGGCAAGTGGAAGTAACCGACAAGTGGCTCCAGAAGGGCAATCCGTGGGAGATTGCGCGTCCCGACATCGCGTTCTACGTGAATTTCGGTGGCCGGACGGAAAGCGAAACCGACGAACAAGGGCGTCTGCGTGTGCGCTGGATTCCAGGGTACACGGTCAAGGGTGTGGCGTGCGACACGCCGTTGCCCGGTTTTCGCGTGAATACGTGCAACATGTTGCGACTCTGGAAGAGCGAAGCGATCGAATCGTTCGATCTGCAGGACTTTAACGCCGGCGACTACTACGAGGCCGTGCACGAGAAAGTGAAATCGGAAACGCTGTCGAAGGTGCTTTACCCGAACGACGAGCCCGAGTCAGGCAAGCGCCTGCGCCTCGCGCAGCAATACTTTTTCGTGTCCTGCTCGCTGCAGGACATGTTGCGGCTGCTTGCACTCAAGGGCGAACCGGTCGGCCGCTTCGCCTATCTGTTTACGGCACAGTTGAACGACACGCATCCGTCGATCGCGGTTGCCGAGTTGATGCGCCTGCTCGTCGATGAGAAGCTGCTGCCGTGGGACGAAGCGTGGGACATCACGCGGCGCGCACTCGCTTATACGAACCACACGCTATTGCCCGAGGCACTCGAAACATGGGGCTTGCCGCTGTTCCAGAGCCTGCTGCCGAGGCCGCTCGAAATCATCTACGAGATCAATCGCCGCTTTCTCGACGAAGTGCGGCATCGCTATCCCGGCGACGACGCGCGCATCGCGCGCATGTCGATGATCGACGAAAGCGGTGCGAAGCGCGTGCGCATGGCCCATCTGGCGACGATCGGCAGCCACGCGGTCAACGGTGTGGCCGCGCTGCATACGAAGCTGCTCGAAGAGACCGTGTTGCGCGATTTCGCCGAACTCTGGCCTGAACGGTTTCGCAATGTGACCAACGGCGTGACGCCGAGGCGCTTCGTGATGCTCAGCAATCCGGGCCTGGCTTCACTGCTCGGCGAGGCAGTCGGCGAGCACTGGGCGACCGATCTCGCGAAGCTGCGCAAGCTCGACGAATATGCGGACGATGCCGCATTTCAGGACCGCTGGCGGCGCGTCAAGCGCGCGAACAAGGATCTGCTCGCAGCGAATATCCGCAGCGCGACGGGCATCGCGGTCGATCCGGCCGCGCTGTTCGATATTCAGGTCAAGCGTATTCACGAATATAAGCGGCAACATCTGAACGCGCTTTACATCATCACGCTGTATGAACGCCTGCGGCTCGATCCGCATCTGGAGGTGCCGCCGCGTTGCTTCGTGTTCGGCGGTAAAGCGGCGCCGGGGTACGCAATGGCCAAGCTGATCATCCGCCTGATCACCGGCGTGGCCGAGGTCGTCAACAACGATCCGGTGGTTAACGGGCGGCTGAAAGTCGTGTTTTTCCCGGACTTCAACGTGAAGAACGCGCAGTTTATCTATCCTGCGGCGGACCTGTCGGAGCAGATTTCGACAGCCGGCAAGGAAGCGTCCGGCACGGGCAATATGAAGTTCATGATGAACGGCGCGCTGACGATCGGCACGCTCGACGGCGCGAACGTCGAGATTCGCGAGGAAGTCGGCGACGAAAACTTCTTCCTGTTCGGCTTGACGGCCGAAGCGGTGGAGCGTGTCAAACGCGAGGGCTACCGGCCCGCCGATTACGTGTGCGCCAACGACGAATTGCACGGCGTGATCGAGGCGATCGGCAGCGGGCGTTTTTCGCGCGGCGATCGCGAGATGTTCCGGCCGCTGCTTGATAACCTGCTCAACCACGATCCGTTTCTCGTGCTCGCCGATTACGCCGCGTATGTGGCTCGCCAGCAGGACGTCAGCACGGCGTGGCAAGACACACGGCGCTGGAACCGCATGTCGATCCTCAATACCGCGCGCTCCGGGAAATTTTCGTCCGACCGCGCGATTCGCGAGTATTGCGAGCAGATCTGGAAGATCGAGCCTGTGAGGATCGCCCTTGAGCGAAGGCGCTGAAACACGGCCGGCGCGTGTCTATGCGGTACGCGCCGGCTCACGCTTTCCACCGGGCGCGACCGCGCTGCCCGAGGGTGTCAATTTCTGCATTTTCAGCCGCCATTCGACGCGCGCGGAACTGCTGCTGTATGAAGCGCCCGATAGCGCCGAGCCGTTTCAGATCGTCGCGCTCGATTCGCAATCCAATCGCACGTTTTTCTACTGGCATGTGCTCGTCGAAGCACTGCCGCCGCGTACGTGCTACACGTGGCGCATCGATGGTCCGCACGACACGCAACTCACGGGCCGCGCGTTCGACGCTCAGAAAGAGTTGCTCGATCCGTTTGCGCGCGCGGTCGATAGCCGGTTGTGGATTCGCCGTCCGGTTGGCGATCAGGTCAATCGCGCGCACGCGACGAACCGGGCGCTCGTCACGGAGCCGCTCAAGCCGTTGCAGACCACGACCGCCCGACGTGCCGTGCGCACCCTCACCGACGCGGTGATCTACGAACTGCATGTAGGCGGCTTCACGCGCGATCCGTCGAGCGGCGTCGCGCACGCAGGAACCTTCGCCGGGTTGATCGAAAAAATTCCGTATCTGAAGGAACTCGGTGTGACGCATGTCGAACTCTTGCCGGTGATGGCGTTCGACGAACAGGATGTTCCGCCCATCGCGGCCGGGCGAGGGCTCGTCAATTTCTGGGGGTATAGCACGCACAGCTACTACAGTCCGCATCCGCGCTATTGCCGCGACCCGGCGCGCGCGCCGCAGGAATTCCGTGAGCTAACCGATGCGATGCACGAGGCCGGTATCGCGGTGCTCATCGACGTCGTGTTTAACCACACGGCCGAAGCGGGCGCGGCGGGGCCAGTGATTAACTTCAAGGGCCTCGCTAACGATATCTTCTATCAGCACGATGCGGGCGACCGGCGTCAGTACCTCGATTACACCGGTTGCGGTAATACGGTGAACTGCAACCATCCGCTCGTCACCGCATTCATTGTTCACTGCCTCGAATACTGGGTGGAGGAACTCGGTGTCGATGGTTTTCGGTTCGATCTCGCGAGCGTGTTCGCGCGCGGCCCGCATGGCGAGCTGATGGGCGATCCGCCACTGCCGTGGTCGCTCGAGGCGTCGCGCGTGCTGTCTCACGTGCCGTTGATCGCGGAAGCGTGGGATGCGGCAGGCCTTTATCACGTCGGCGCGTTTCCGGGCATGGCATGGGCCGAATGGAACGGCCGCTATCGCGATCTGATCCGCCGCTTCGTTCGCGGCGAATCGGGGCTCGTCGGCCAGGTCGCCACCTGCATTGCAGGCAGTTCCGATATTTATGCGGACGACGGCAGACTCCCGACCAACAGCATCAACTTTGTGACGTGCCACGACGGCTTTACGCTGCACGATCTCGTCAGCTACGACATGAAACACAACGAGGCCAACGGCGACGACAATCGCGACGGCAGCAACGACAATCTTTCGTGGAATTGCGGAACGGAGGGCGAAACGCACGATGCGGCGATCATGGCCTTGCGCCACCGTCAGGCACGCAATCTGATGGCGATTCTGCTGTTGAGCCAGGGTGTGCCGATGATTCTTGCCGGCGACGAAGCGCTGCGCAGCCAGCGCGGCAACAACAACGTCTATTGCCAGGACAACGCGCTTGCGTGGTTCGACTGGGAGCCTTCAAAAGCGGGCACGGACATGACGCGTTTCGTGCGCGAGCTGATCGCGTTGCGCAAGCGTCACGCGAATCTGCGACGAAGACGATTTCTGACCGGCGCGGCTTCGGCCGGCCGGACGCAGCCGGACGTCGTGTGGCATGGCGAGCGCCTGAACGAAGCTGCGTGGCACGATCATGGCGCACGGCTGCTCGCGTTTACGCTCGGCGGTGAAGCCGCGGGTGAACC
The genomic region above belongs to Paraburkholderia edwinii and contains:
- the glgX gene encoding glycogen debranching protein GlgX; the encoded protein is MSEGAETRPARVYAVRAGSRFPPGATALPEGVNFCIFSRHSTRAELLLYEAPDSAEPFQIVALDSQSNRTFFYWHVLVEALPPRTCYTWRIDGPHDTQLTGRAFDAQKELLDPFARAVDSRLWIRRPVGDQVNRAHATNRALVTEPLKPLQTTTARRAVRTLTDAVIYELHVGGFTRDPSSGVAHAGTFAGLIEKIPYLKELGVTHVELLPVMAFDEQDVPPIAAGRGLVNFWGYSTHSYYSPHPRYCRDPARAPQEFRELTDAMHEAGIAVLIDVVFNHTAEAGAAGPVINFKGLANDIFYQHDAGDRRQYLDYTGCGNTVNCNHPLVTAFIVHCLEYWVEELGVDGFRFDLASVFARGPHGELMGDPPLPWSLEASRVLSHVPLIAEAWDAAGLYHVGAFPGMAWAEWNGRYRDLIRRFVRGESGLVGQVATCIAGSSDIYADDGRLPTNSINFVTCHDGFTLHDLVSYDMKHNEANGDDNRDGSNDNLSWNCGTEGETHDAAIMALRHRQARNLMAILLLSQGVPMILAGDEALRSQRGNNNVYCQDNALAWFDWEPSKAGTDMTRFVRELIALRKRHANLRRRRFLTGAASAGRTQPDVVWHGERLNEAAWHDHGARLLAFTLGGEAAGEPALHVVFNMNASPRDVALPVFDGRCWRRIVDTALESPHDIASAEEWIATESGHCRVEARSVVVFEEGPA